Part of the Leifsonia soli genome is shown below.
GCGCCCAGCAGCGGGCGGACGGGCGTCGCCACGGCGTCATGGTCCCACTCGACCCGTCGCCGCCACGGCTTGAAGTCGGACGCCGGACCCTGCATCGCCGGCCCCTGCGTCACCTGGAACACCTCGTCGTCGGCGAGACGGCCGACCGCCGTGAACTGCTTGAGCGGCTCGCCGTCCGGGTACGACGCCCGCGGCGAATAGAACACGAAGCCGTCGGCCGCGCCCATCCGCTCGAGCGGCGCCCGGGCGCCGTGGTTGACCTGCGCGAAGCCGCCCGCCACGCCGCGGAGAACGTGATCGAGCTGCACAACGCCC
Proteins encoded:
- a CDS encoding EVE domain-containing protein, giving the protein MAIRYWLGVVQLDHVLRGVAGGFAQVNHGARAPLERMGAADGFVFYSPRASYPDGEPLKQFTAVGRLADDEVFQVTQGPAMQGPASDFKPWRRRVEWDHDAVATPVRPLLGALDFTRDRPDWGYQLRRGLIELTRHDFELIRRQMRPSPGETRPSAASRRITMAR